One window of Zalophus californianus isolate mZalCal1 chromosome 3, mZalCal1.pri.v2, whole genome shotgun sequence genomic DNA carries:
- the BZW1 gene encoding basic leucine zipper and W2 domain-containing protein 1 isoform X1 encodes MYGAAGPPARSASAPVVRSLRRPPPPATGVSFMNNQKQQKPTLSGQRFKTRKRDEKERFDPTQFQDCIIQGLTETGTDLEAVAKFLDASGAKLDYRRYAETLFDILVAGGMLAPGGTLADDMMRTDVCVFAAQEDLETMQAFAQVFNKLIRRYKYLEKGFEDEVKKLLLFLKGFSESERNKLAMLTGVLLANGTLNASILNSLYNENLVKEGVSAAFAVKLFKSWINEKDINAVAASLRKVSMDNRLMELFPANKQSVEHFTKYFTEAGLKELSEYVRNQQTIGARKELQKELQEQMSRGDPFKDIILYVKEEMKKNNIPEPVVIGIVWSSVMSTVEWNKKEELVAEQAIKHLKQYSPLLAAFTTQGQSELTLLLKIQEYCYDNIHFMKAFQKIVVLFYKAEVLSEEPILKWYKDAHVAKGKSVFLEQMKKFVEWLKNAEEESESEAEEVRSNGPRHGKQLKNGENWIADLPDSCWHSEPPQVQPSKPVITLLHYFCVNCEICCLSVPLKWNKIS; translated from the exons ATGTACGGGGCGGCGGGGCCCCCGGCGCGAAGCGCCTCGGCTCCTGTGGTGCGCTCGTTGCGGCGGCCGCCACCGCCGGCAACGGG ggTGTCTTTTATGAATAATCAAAAGCAGCAAAAGCCAACGCTATCAGGCCAGcgttttaaaaccagaaaaagag ATGAAAAAGAGAGGTTTGACCCTACTCAGTTTCAAGACTGTATTATTCAAGGCTTAACTGAAACTGGTACTGATTTGGAAGCAGTAGCAAAGTTTCTTGATGCTTCTGGAGCAAAACTTGATTACCGCCGATATGCAGAAACACTCTTTGACATTCTGGTGGCCGGCGGAATGCTGG CCCCAGGTGGTACactggcagatgacatgatgcgtACAGATGTCTGTGTGTTCGCAGCACAAGAAGACCTAGAGACCATGCAAGCATTTGCTCAG GTTTTTAACAAGTTAATCAGGCGCTACAAATACCTGGAGAAAGGTTTTGAAGATGAAGTAAAAAAG cTGCTGCTGTTCTTAAAGGGTTTTTCAGAGTCGGAGAGGAACAAGCTGGCTATGTTGACTGGTGTTCTTCTGGCTAATGGAACACTTAATGCATCCATTCTTAATAGCCTTTATAATGAGAATTTGGTTAAAGAAG GGGTTTCAGCAGCTTTTGCTGTAAAGCTCTTTAAATCATggataaatgaaaaagatatcAATGCAGTAGCTGCAAGTCTTCGGAAAGTCAGCATGGATAACAGACTGATG GAACTTTTTCCTGCCAATAAACAAAGCGTTGAACACTTCACTAAGTATTTTACTGAGGCAGGCTTGAAAGAACTTTCAGAATATGTTCGAAATCAGCAAACCATAGGAGCTCGAAAGGAACTCCAGAAAGAACTTCAGGAACAGATGTCCCGTGGTGATCCATTTAAGGAT ATAATTTTGTATGTCAAGGAGGAGATGAAAAAAAACAACATCCCAGAACCCGTTGTCATTGGAATAGTCTGGTCCAGCGTAATGAGCACCGTGGAATGGAACAAAAAGGAAGAGCTTGTAGCAGAGCAAGCCATCAAGCACTTGAAG CAATACAGCCCTCTACTTGCTGCCTTTACTACTCAAGGTCAGTCTGAGCTGACTCTGTTACTGAAGATTCAGGAGTATTGCTATGACAACATTCATTTCATGAAAGCCTTCCAGAAAATCGTGGTGCTTTTTTATAaag CTGAAGTCCTGAGTGAAGAGCCCATTCTGAAGTGGTATAAAGATGCACATGTTGCAAAGGGGAAAAGTGTCTTCCTTGAGCAAATGAAAAAGTTTGTAGAATGGCTCAAAAATGCTGAAGAAG aATCTGAGTCTGAAGCTGAAGAAG TTAGGAGTAATGGACCCCGGCATGGCAAACAGTTGAAGAACGGAGAAAACTGGATAGCTGACCTTCCAGATAGTTGTTGGCACTCAGAACCACCTCAAGTACAGCCATCCAAACCAGTAATTACATTGCTGCATTATTTCTGTGTTAACTGTGAAATCTGCTGCTTGTCTGTACCcttgaaatggaataaaatttcaTGA
- the BZW1 gene encoding basic leucine zipper and W2 domain-containing protein 1 isoform X2: MNNQKQQKPTLSGQRFKTRKRDEKERFDPTQFQDCIIQGLTETGTDLEAVAKFLDASGAKLDYRRYAETLFDILVAGGMLAPGGTLADDMMRTDVCVFAAQEDLETMQAFAQVFNKLIRRYKYLEKGFEDEVKKLLLFLKGFSESERNKLAMLTGVLLANGTLNASILNSLYNENLVKEGVSAAFAVKLFKSWINEKDINAVAASLRKVSMDNRLMELFPANKQSVEHFTKYFTEAGLKELSEYVRNQQTIGARKELQKELQEQMSRGDPFKDIILYVKEEMKKNNIPEPVVIGIVWSSVMSTVEWNKKEELVAEQAIKHLKQYSPLLAAFTTQGQSELTLLLKIQEYCYDNIHFMKAFQKIVVLFYKAEVLSEEPILKWYKDAHVAKGKSVFLEQMKKFVEWLKNAEEESESEAEEVRSNGPRHGKQLKNGENWIADLPDSCWHSEPPQVQPSKPVITLLHYFCVNCEICCLSVPLKWNKIS; this comes from the exons ATGAATAATCAAAAGCAGCAAAAGCCAACGCTATCAGGCCAGcgttttaaaaccagaaaaagag ATGAAAAAGAGAGGTTTGACCCTACTCAGTTTCAAGACTGTATTATTCAAGGCTTAACTGAAACTGGTACTGATTTGGAAGCAGTAGCAAAGTTTCTTGATGCTTCTGGAGCAAAACTTGATTACCGCCGATATGCAGAAACACTCTTTGACATTCTGGTGGCCGGCGGAATGCTGG CCCCAGGTGGTACactggcagatgacatgatgcgtACAGATGTCTGTGTGTTCGCAGCACAAGAAGACCTAGAGACCATGCAAGCATTTGCTCAG GTTTTTAACAAGTTAATCAGGCGCTACAAATACCTGGAGAAAGGTTTTGAAGATGAAGTAAAAAAG cTGCTGCTGTTCTTAAAGGGTTTTTCAGAGTCGGAGAGGAACAAGCTGGCTATGTTGACTGGTGTTCTTCTGGCTAATGGAACACTTAATGCATCCATTCTTAATAGCCTTTATAATGAGAATTTGGTTAAAGAAG GGGTTTCAGCAGCTTTTGCTGTAAAGCTCTTTAAATCATggataaatgaaaaagatatcAATGCAGTAGCTGCAAGTCTTCGGAAAGTCAGCATGGATAACAGACTGATG GAACTTTTTCCTGCCAATAAACAAAGCGTTGAACACTTCACTAAGTATTTTACTGAGGCAGGCTTGAAAGAACTTTCAGAATATGTTCGAAATCAGCAAACCATAGGAGCTCGAAAGGAACTCCAGAAAGAACTTCAGGAACAGATGTCCCGTGGTGATCCATTTAAGGAT ATAATTTTGTATGTCAAGGAGGAGATGAAAAAAAACAACATCCCAGAACCCGTTGTCATTGGAATAGTCTGGTCCAGCGTAATGAGCACCGTGGAATGGAACAAAAAGGAAGAGCTTGTAGCAGAGCAAGCCATCAAGCACTTGAAG CAATACAGCCCTCTACTTGCTGCCTTTACTACTCAAGGTCAGTCTGAGCTGACTCTGTTACTGAAGATTCAGGAGTATTGCTATGACAACATTCATTTCATGAAAGCCTTCCAGAAAATCGTGGTGCTTTTTTATAaag CTGAAGTCCTGAGTGAAGAGCCCATTCTGAAGTGGTATAAAGATGCACATGTTGCAAAGGGGAAAAGTGTCTTCCTTGAGCAAATGAAAAAGTTTGTAGAATGGCTCAAAAATGCTGAAGAAG aATCTGAGTCTGAAGCTGAAGAAG TTAGGAGTAATGGACCCCGGCATGGCAAACAGTTGAAGAACGGAGAAAACTGGATAGCTGACCTTCCAGATAGTTGTTGGCACTCAGAACCACCTCAAGTACAGCCATCCAAACCAGTAATTACATTGCTGCATTATTTCTGTGTTAACTGTGAAATCTGCTGCTTGTCTGTACCcttgaaatggaataaaatttcaTGA
- the BZW1 gene encoding basic leucine zipper and W2 domain-containing protein 1 isoform X3 yields MNNQKQQKPTLSGQRFKTRKRDEKERFDPTQFQDCIIQGLTETGTDLEAVAKFLDASGAKLDYRRYAETLFDILVAGGMLAPGGTLADDMMRTDVCVFAAQEDLETMQAFAQVFNKLIRRYKYLEKGFEDEVKKLLLFLKGFSESERNKLAMLTGVLLANGTLNASILNSLYNENLVKEGVSAAFAVKLFKSWINEKDINAVAASLRKVSMDNRLMELFPANKQSVEHFTKYFTEAGLKELSEYVRNQQTIGARKELQKELQEQMSRGDPFKDIILYVKEEMKKNNIPEPVVIGIVWSSVMSTVEWNKKEELVAEQAIKHLKQYSPLLAAFTTQGQSELTLLLKIQEYCYDNIHFMKAFQKIVVLFYKAEVLSEEPILKWYKDAHVAKGKSVFLEQMKKFVEWLKNAEEESESEAEEGD; encoded by the exons ATGAATAATCAAAAGCAGCAAAAGCCAACGCTATCAGGCCAGcgttttaaaaccagaaaaagag ATGAAAAAGAGAGGTTTGACCCTACTCAGTTTCAAGACTGTATTATTCAAGGCTTAACTGAAACTGGTACTGATTTGGAAGCAGTAGCAAAGTTTCTTGATGCTTCTGGAGCAAAACTTGATTACCGCCGATATGCAGAAACACTCTTTGACATTCTGGTGGCCGGCGGAATGCTGG CCCCAGGTGGTACactggcagatgacatgatgcgtACAGATGTCTGTGTGTTCGCAGCACAAGAAGACCTAGAGACCATGCAAGCATTTGCTCAG GTTTTTAACAAGTTAATCAGGCGCTACAAATACCTGGAGAAAGGTTTTGAAGATGAAGTAAAAAAG cTGCTGCTGTTCTTAAAGGGTTTTTCAGAGTCGGAGAGGAACAAGCTGGCTATGTTGACTGGTGTTCTTCTGGCTAATGGAACACTTAATGCATCCATTCTTAATAGCCTTTATAATGAGAATTTGGTTAAAGAAG GGGTTTCAGCAGCTTTTGCTGTAAAGCTCTTTAAATCATggataaatgaaaaagatatcAATGCAGTAGCTGCAAGTCTTCGGAAAGTCAGCATGGATAACAGACTGATG GAACTTTTTCCTGCCAATAAACAAAGCGTTGAACACTTCACTAAGTATTTTACTGAGGCAGGCTTGAAAGAACTTTCAGAATATGTTCGAAATCAGCAAACCATAGGAGCTCGAAAGGAACTCCAGAAAGAACTTCAGGAACAGATGTCCCGTGGTGATCCATTTAAGGAT ATAATTTTGTATGTCAAGGAGGAGATGAAAAAAAACAACATCCCAGAACCCGTTGTCATTGGAATAGTCTGGTCCAGCGTAATGAGCACCGTGGAATGGAACAAAAAGGAAGAGCTTGTAGCAGAGCAAGCCATCAAGCACTTGAAG CAATACAGCCCTCTACTTGCTGCCTTTACTACTCAAGGTCAGTCTGAGCTGACTCTGTTACTGAAGATTCAGGAGTATTGCTATGACAACATTCATTTCATGAAAGCCTTCCAGAAAATCGTGGTGCTTTTTTATAaag CTGAAGTCCTGAGTGAAGAGCCCATTCTGAAGTGGTATAAAGATGCACATGTTGCAAAGGGGAAAAGTGTCTTCCTTGAGCAAATGAAAAAGTTTGTAGAATGGCTCAAAAATGCTGAAGAAG aATCTGAGTCTGAAGCTGAAGAAGGTGACTGA
- the BZW1 gene encoding basic leucine zipper and W2 domain-containing protein 1 isoform X4, with translation MLLEQNLITADMQKHSLTFWWPAECWPQVFNKLIRRYKYLEKGFEDEVKKLLLFLKGFSESERNKLAMLTGVLLANGTLNASILNSLYNENLVKEGVSAAFAVKLFKSWINEKDINAVAASLRKVSMDNRLMELFPANKQSVEHFTKYFTEAGLKELSEYVRNQQTIGARKELQKELQEQMSRGDPFKDIILYVKEEMKKNNIPEPVVIGIVWSSVMSTVEWNKKEELVAEQAIKHLKQYSPLLAAFTTQGQSELTLLLKIQEYCYDNIHFMKAFQKIVVLFYKAEVLSEEPILKWYKDAHVAKGKSVFLEQMKKFVEWLKNAEEESESEAEEGD, from the exons ATGCTTCTGGAGCAAAACTTGATTACCGCCGATATGCAGAAACACTCTTTGACATTCTGGTGGCCGGCGGAATGCTGG CCCCAG GTTTTTAACAAGTTAATCAGGCGCTACAAATACCTGGAGAAAGGTTTTGAAGATGAAGTAAAAAAG cTGCTGCTGTTCTTAAAGGGTTTTTCAGAGTCGGAGAGGAACAAGCTGGCTATGTTGACTGGTGTTCTTCTGGCTAATGGAACACTTAATGCATCCATTCTTAATAGCCTTTATAATGAGAATTTGGTTAAAGAAG GGGTTTCAGCAGCTTTTGCTGTAAAGCTCTTTAAATCATggataaatgaaaaagatatcAATGCAGTAGCTGCAAGTCTTCGGAAAGTCAGCATGGATAACAGACTGATG GAACTTTTTCCTGCCAATAAACAAAGCGTTGAACACTTCACTAAGTATTTTACTGAGGCAGGCTTGAAAGAACTTTCAGAATATGTTCGAAATCAGCAAACCATAGGAGCTCGAAAGGAACTCCAGAAAGAACTTCAGGAACAGATGTCCCGTGGTGATCCATTTAAGGAT ATAATTTTGTATGTCAAGGAGGAGATGAAAAAAAACAACATCCCAGAACCCGTTGTCATTGGAATAGTCTGGTCCAGCGTAATGAGCACCGTGGAATGGAACAAAAAGGAAGAGCTTGTAGCAGAGCAAGCCATCAAGCACTTGAAG CAATACAGCCCTCTACTTGCTGCCTTTACTACTCAAGGTCAGTCTGAGCTGACTCTGTTACTGAAGATTCAGGAGTATTGCTATGACAACATTCATTTCATGAAAGCCTTCCAGAAAATCGTGGTGCTTTTTTATAaag CTGAAGTCCTGAGTGAAGAGCCCATTCTGAAGTGGTATAAAGATGCACATGTTGCAAAGGGGAAAAGTGTCTTCCTTGAGCAAATGAAAAAGTTTGTAGAATGGCTCAAAAATGCTGAAGAAG aATCTGAGTCTGAAGCTGAAGAAGGTGACTGA